A genomic segment from Anaeromyxobacter sp. encodes:
- the grxC gene encoding glutaredoxin 3, translating to MSAPTITVYTKDNCPYCVRAKALLKRKGVAFEEIAVEGRDDLRTWLVEATGQRTVPQVFVGERSLGGYSDLAALDLQGALDPLLRGEG from the coding sequence CGCCCCGACCATCACGGTCTACACCAAGGACAACTGCCCGTACTGCGTCCGGGCCAAGGCCCTGCTCAAGCGCAAGGGCGTGGCCTTCGAGGAGATCGCGGTGGAGGGGCGGGACGACCTGCGCACCTGGCTGGTGGAGGCCACCGGCCAGCGGACGGTGCCGCAGGTCTTCGTGGGCGAACGCTCGCTGGGCGGGTACTCCGACCTCGCGGCGCTCGACCTGCAGGGCGCGCTCGATCCGCTGCTGCGGGGCGAGGGCTGA
- a CDS encoding TolC family protein — translation MLDATGLLQQQSARLSDAGGERPVFASASAELSWLLLDLGGRGARRQEAELELQAAALAHQAAALDLTLTVELAWFSYQAARALAEASAVGVQQATASLDAAEARRRAGAATVADVLQARTARSQATLDALRLDGQVLALRGTLATLAGLPPSTPLEVVPLPAELPPDLALPAVERLLEDAASTNPELARARAQAGAAEARATAAARANLPTLSLAATAGRAWPLEPSGAALQAWTAGLVLSVPLLDGGRSRFDAEASREVARAARERAEQAARRTGLETWTSLQALRTSARRIETSRDLLASASAGAEVAAARYQEGVGSILDLLAAQSALAGARAEEILARADWLVAVARLARATGRTPPAAHGALR, via the coding sequence GTGCTCGACGCCACCGGCCTGCTGCAGCAGCAGTCCGCCAGGCTCTCCGACGCCGGGGGCGAGCGCCCCGTCTTCGCCAGCGCCTCGGCGGAGCTGAGCTGGCTCCTGCTCGACCTCGGCGGGCGCGGCGCGCGGCGCCAGGAGGCGGAGCTGGAGCTGCAGGCGGCCGCGCTGGCCCACCAGGCGGCGGCGCTCGACCTGACGCTGACGGTGGAGCTGGCCTGGTTCTCCTACCAGGCGGCCCGGGCGCTGGCCGAGGCCTCGGCGGTCGGCGTGCAGCAGGCCACCGCCAGCCTGGACGCCGCCGAGGCCCGCCGCCGCGCCGGCGCGGCCACGGTGGCCGACGTGCTGCAGGCCCGCACCGCCCGCTCCCAGGCCACCCTGGACGCCCTGCGCCTCGACGGCCAGGTGCTGGCGCTGCGGGGCACCCTGGCCACGCTGGCCGGGCTGCCGCCCTCCACGCCCCTCGAGGTGGTGCCGCTGCCCGCCGAGCTCCCGCCCGACCTGGCCCTGCCGGCGGTGGAGCGGCTGCTGGAGGACGCCGCTTCCACCAACCCGGAGCTGGCGCGCGCCCGGGCCCAGGCCGGCGCCGCCGAGGCCCGCGCCACCGCGGCCGCCCGCGCCAACCTGCCCACCCTGTCGCTGGCCGCGACGGCCGGGCGGGCCTGGCCGCTCGAGCCCTCCGGCGCCGCCCTGCAGGCCTGGACGGCCGGGCTGGTCCTGTCGGTGCCGCTCCTCGACGGCGGCCGGTCGCGCTTCGACGCCGAGGCCTCGCGCGAGGTCGCCCGGGCGGCGCGGGAGCGGGCCGAGCAGGCCGCCCGCCGCACCGGCCTGGAGACCTGGACCTCGCTGCAGGCGCTGCGCACCTCGGCCCGGCGCATCGAGACCTCCCGCGACCTGCTGGCCTCGGCCAGCGCCGGCGCCGAGGTGGCCGCCGCCCGCTACCAGGAGGGGGTCGGCTCCATCCTCGACCTGCTGGCCGCCCAGAGCGCGCTGGCCGGCGCGCGCGCCGAGGAGATCCTGGCCCGCGCCGACTGGCTGGTGGCGGTGGCCCGCCTGGCCCGCGCCACCGGCCGCACCCCGCCCGCAGCCCACGGAGCCCTCCGATGA
- a CDS encoding efflux RND transporter periplasmic adaptor subunit yields MTRRPPPAPPAAARRTSAPSLPGAGASRAAARRPRHPGALAGLGAALLLAGAGAGCGQAGPAAARTARPVPVRTAVAQAKSAPVNARAVGRITSARTVALRAQVSGQLLRAHFTEGQTVREGALLLELDRRPFETTLAEARANLARDEARAGNARAELARAEELAAREFVTRQQVEAAQATAAALDAGVAAARAAVQRAELNLAWCTIRAPLTGRTGRLLVQPGNLVAAGTQDLLTIEQVKPVYASFALPERHLGALRAAGAGAAVAVRPAAGGLEAAGTVEFVDNAVDPTSGTVLVKARLPNLDEALWPGQAVEVTVRLAERPLAVVVPSAAVAQGQRGDYAWVVKDGAAELRPLAVEEAGEREVVVSSGLAAGEVVVIEGQLKLVPGATVEPLADAAGTP; encoded by the coding sequence ATGACCCGCCGTCCGCCGCCCGCTCCGCCCGCCGCAGCCCGGCGCACCTCCGCGCCCTCCCTGCCCGGCGCCGGCGCCAGCCGCGCCGCGGCCCGGCGGCCCCGCCACCCGGGCGCCCTCGCGGGCCTGGGCGCGGCCCTGCTGCTGGCCGGCGCCGGGGCGGGCTGCGGCCAGGCCGGCCCGGCCGCGGCGCGCACCGCCCGCCCGGTGCCGGTCCGCACCGCGGTGGCGCAGGCGAAGTCGGCCCCGGTGAACGCGCGGGCGGTGGGGCGCATCACCTCCGCCCGCACCGTGGCGCTGCGGGCCCAGGTGAGCGGGCAGCTGCTGCGGGCCCACTTCACCGAGGGCCAGACGGTGCGGGAGGGCGCGCTGCTGCTCGAGCTCGACCGGCGCCCCTTCGAGACCACCCTGGCCGAGGCCCGCGCCAACCTGGCCCGCGACGAGGCGCGCGCCGGCAACGCCCGCGCCGAGCTGGCCCGCGCCGAGGAGCTGGCGGCGCGCGAGTTCGTGACCAGGCAGCAGGTCGAGGCCGCCCAGGCCACCGCGGCGGCGCTCGACGCCGGGGTGGCCGCGGCCCGGGCCGCGGTGCAGCGGGCCGAGCTGAACCTCGCCTGGTGCACCATCCGCGCCCCGCTGACCGGCCGCACCGGCCGCCTGCTGGTGCAGCCCGGCAACCTGGTGGCCGCGGGCACCCAGGACCTGCTCACCATCGAGCAGGTCAAGCCGGTCTACGCCAGCTTCGCCCTGCCCGAGCGCCACCTCGGGGCGCTGCGGGCGGCGGGCGCGGGGGCCGCGGTGGCGGTGCGCCCGGCCGCCGGCGGTCTCGAGGCGGCCGGCACGGTGGAGTTCGTGGACAACGCCGTCGACCCCACCTCCGGCACCGTGCTGGTGAAGGCCCGCCTGCCCAACCTGGACGAGGCCCTCTGGCCCGGCCAGGCCGTCGAGGTGACGGTCCGCCTGGCCGAGCGGCCCCTGGCGGTGGTGGTCCCCTCCGCGGCGGTGGCGCAGGGCCAGCGCGGCGACTACGCCTGGGTGGTGAAGGACGGTGCGGCCGAGCTCCGCCCGCTGGCCGTCGAGGAGGCCGGCGAGCGGGAGGTGGTGGTCTCGAGCGGGCTGGCCGCCGGCGAGGTGGTGGTCATCGAGGGCCAGCTCAAGCTGGTGCCGGGCGCCACGGTGGAGCCGCTGGCGGACGCCGCGGGCACGCCGTGA
- a CDS encoding efflux RND transporter permease subunit, whose translation MNLSEPFIRRPVATVLLTLSAIAFGAVAYQQLPVSDLPAVDYPTIQVSASLPGASPETMASTVATPLERQFSAIAGLTAMNSTSGQGGTSITLEFDLDRDLDGAALDVQSAISAAGGQLPPNLPAAPTYRKVNPADDPIIFLALTSASLPLSTLNRFGQDLIAQRLATIPGVAQVQVYGSQRFAVRVQVDPRALASRGLGIDEVAAAIRGQNSNLPTGIVQGTSRAYTVEASGGLEKANEFGSSVVAWRNGAPVRLSDLGRVRAGVENENTAAWFYRDGKEQRAIVMAVLRQPGTNTVAVAKAVAEALPLVEAQMPAAARLFVLYDRSISIQESVADVKFTLWLTLGLVVLVIFLFLRNVPATVIPSLALPVSLVGTFAVMWWAGYSLDNLSLMALTLAVGFVVDDAIVMLENVVRHLEMGKPPLRAALDGSREVAFTIVSMTISLAAVFLPILFMGGLVGRLFHEFAVTIGAAILVSGLVSLTLTPMLCARFLSRPPHAVQHGALYRWTERGFEATLRSYGRGLDWALDHPRSVVTFSAAVLLAMVPLWGLVPKGFLPTDDAGRLRVSTEGAEGTSFDAMVRLQRAAAAQVAAHPDVEQFMSSVGSRGVGGVTQGNMFLKLRPREERRHINAVVPELRARTAQVAGLRFIPTVPPPISLGGGGRAQYTVTLQDADLASLYRTAPIFEQRLRDLPDLTDVTSDLRLASPRLKLEIDRDRAAQLGVSAQAVEEALYSAYGSRQVSPIFAPEDQYQVILELLPELRADPQALGWLHVRAAGGKLVPLDALATVERSVGPLTVSHAGQLPAVNVSFNLKPGSAIGPAVAAIERTAAEILPATVITRFQGAAQAFRDSLRGLGILLLVSVLVIYVVLGILYESFVHPITILTALPFAGFGALVTLWAFGAELSVYAFVGVIMLVGLVKKNGIMMVDFALEAQREGKTARQAIHLASLTRFRPIMMTTMAALFGTLPLAIGVGAGAEGRRPLGLAVVGGLVFSQFLTLYVTPVFYVLIDRLRPAGREANRASAGSQAGTLTASTEP comes from the coding sequence GTGAACCTGTCCGAACCCTTCATCCGGCGCCCGGTCGCCACCGTCCTCCTGACCCTCTCGGCCATCGCCTTCGGCGCGGTGGCCTACCAGCAGCTGCCGGTCTCCGACCTGCCGGCGGTGGACTACCCGACCATCCAGGTGTCGGCCTCGCTGCCGGGCGCCAGCCCGGAGACCATGGCCTCCACGGTGGCCACCCCGCTGGAGCGGCAGTTCTCGGCCATCGCCGGGCTGACGGCCATGAACTCCACCTCGGGCCAGGGCGGCACCTCCATCACCCTGGAGTTCGACCTGGACCGCGACCTCGACGGCGCGGCCCTGGACGTGCAGTCGGCCATCTCGGCGGCCGGCGGCCAGCTGCCGCCCAACCTGCCGGCGGCCCCCACCTACCGCAAGGTCAACCCGGCCGACGACCCCATCATCTTCCTGGCCCTCACCTCGGCCTCGCTGCCGCTCTCCACCCTGAACCGCTTCGGCCAGGACCTCATCGCCCAGCGGCTGGCCACCATCCCGGGCGTGGCCCAGGTGCAGGTCTATGGCTCGCAGCGCTTCGCGGTGCGCGTGCAGGTGGACCCGCGCGCCCTGGCCAGCCGCGGCCTGGGCATCGACGAGGTGGCGGCGGCCATCCGCGGCCAGAACTCCAACCTGCCCACCGGCATCGTGCAGGGCACCTCGCGGGCCTACACGGTGGAGGCCAGCGGCGGCCTGGAGAAGGCCAACGAGTTCGGCAGCTCGGTGGTGGCCTGGCGCAACGGCGCGCCGGTGCGGCTCTCCGACCTGGGCCGGGTGCGGGCCGGGGTGGAGAACGAGAACACCGCCGCCTGGTTCTACCGGGACGGCAAGGAGCAGCGCGCCATCGTCATGGCGGTGCTGCGCCAGCCCGGCACCAACACCGTGGCGGTGGCCAAGGCGGTGGCCGAGGCGCTGCCGCTGGTGGAGGCGCAGATGCCGGCGGCGGCCCGCCTCTTCGTGCTCTACGACCGCTCCATCTCCATCCAGGAGTCGGTGGCCGACGTGAAGTTCACCCTCTGGCTCACCCTCGGGTTGGTGGTGCTGGTGATCTTCCTCTTCCTGCGCAACGTGCCCGCCACCGTCATCCCCTCGCTGGCGCTGCCGGTCTCGCTGGTGGGCACCTTCGCCGTCATGTGGTGGGCCGGCTACAGCCTGGACAACCTCTCGCTCATGGCCCTCACGCTGGCGGTGGGCTTCGTGGTGGACGACGCCATCGTCATGCTGGAGAACGTGGTGCGGCACCTGGAGATGGGCAAGCCGCCGCTGCGCGCCGCCCTGGACGGCTCGCGCGAGGTGGCCTTCACCATCGTCTCCATGACCATCTCGCTGGCGGCGGTCTTCCTGCCCATCCTCTTCATGGGCGGGCTGGTGGGCCGGCTCTTCCACGAGTTCGCCGTCACCATCGGCGCGGCCATCCTGGTGTCCGGGCTGGTCTCGCTGACGCTCACCCCCATGCTGTGCGCCCGCTTCCTCTCGCGCCCCCCGCACGCCGTGCAGCACGGCGCCCTCTACCGGTGGACCGAGCGCGGCTTCGAGGCCACCCTGCGCTCCTACGGCCGCGGCCTGGACTGGGCGCTCGACCACCCGCGCAGCGTGGTGACCTTCTCGGCGGCGGTGCTGCTGGCCATGGTGCCGCTCTGGGGGCTGGTGCCCAAGGGCTTCCTGCCCACCGACGACGCCGGCCGGCTGCGGGTCTCCACCGAGGGGGCCGAGGGGACCAGCTTCGACGCCATGGTCCGGCTGCAGCGGGCCGCCGCGGCCCAGGTGGCGGCCCACCCCGACGTGGAGCAGTTCATGTCCTCGGTGGGCTCGCGCGGCGTGGGCGGGGTGACCCAGGGGAACATGTTCCTCAAGCTCCGCCCCCGCGAGGAGCGGCGCCACATCAACGCGGTGGTGCCCGAGCTGCGCGCCCGCACCGCCCAGGTGGCCGGGCTGCGCTTCATCCCCACCGTCCCGCCGCCCATCTCACTGGGCGGCGGCGGGCGGGCCCAGTACACGGTGACCCTGCAGGACGCCGACCTGGCCAGCCTCTACCGGACCGCGCCCATCTTCGAGCAGCGGCTGCGCGACCTGCCGGACCTGACCGACGTGACCAGCGACCTCAGGCTGGCCAGCCCGCGGCTCAAGCTGGAGATCGACCGCGACCGGGCCGCCCAGCTGGGGGTGTCGGCGCAGGCGGTGGAGGAGGCGCTCTACTCGGCCTACGGCTCGCGCCAGGTCTCCCCCATCTTCGCCCCGGAGGACCAGTACCAGGTGATCCTGGAGCTGCTGCCCGAGCTGCGCGCCGACCCCCAGGCCCTGGGCTGGCTGCACGTCCGCGCCGCCGGCGGGAAGCTGGTGCCGCTCGACGCGCTGGCCACGGTGGAGCGCTCGGTCGGCCCGCTCACGGTGAGCCACGCCGGCCAGCTGCCGGCGGTGAACGTCTCCTTCAACCTGAAGCCCGGCAGCGCCATCGGCCCGGCGGTGGCGGCCATCGAGCGCACCGCCGCCGAGATCCTGCCGGCCACCGTCATCACCCGCTTCCAGGGGGCGGCGCAGGCCTTCCGCGACTCGCTGCGCGGCCTGGGGATCCTGCTGCTGGTCTCGGTGCTGGTGATCTACGTGGTGCTGGGGATCCTCTACGAGAGCTTCGTCCACCCGATCACCATCCTCACCGCCCTGCCCTTCGCCGGCTTCGGCGCGCTGGTGACGCTGTGGGCCTTCGGCGCCGAGCTGTCGGTCTACGCCTTCGTGGGCGTCATCATGCTGGTCGGGCTGGTGAAGAAGAACGGCATCATGATGGTGGACTTCGCCCTGGAGGCGCAGCGGGAGGGCAAGACCGCCCGCCAGGCCATCCACCTGGCCTCGCTGACCCGCTTCCGCCCCATCATGATGACCACCATGGCGGCGCTCTTCGGCACCTTGCCGCTGGCCATCGGGGTGGGCGCGGGGGCGGAGGGGCGCCGGCCGCTCGGCCTGGCGGTGGTGGGCGGCCTGGTCTTCTCGCAGTTCCTGACGCTCTACGTCACGCCGGTCTTCTACGTGCTCATCGACCGGCTGCGCCCCGCCGGCCGGGAAGCCAACCGAGCGTCCGCGGGTTCGCAAGCTGGGACGCTGACGGCCTCGACCGAGCCGTGA